From a single Candidatus Schekmanbacteria bacterium genomic region:
- a CDS encoding response regulator yields the protein MDEPIGILCVANDIAILNSIIKVFIDSDYEIITAQSGKEGLDILNNNVSIPAQIVIADYKMPEMNGVEFLQKVSEIFPDTIRIALSEHTDTNAVVQAVNSGKIYKVIAKPWNDDTFKIEILNAVERYFLYKKNTQLTDKLKKTNEEIQKLNKYLEKLAKERNSMLMVQRKVINHSQEILNYLPVAVVGVDSEGSLVLCNKKGMNLINFVGENIVGMNREDILPENINLFIDRLIEKGKLEEHIEIDGFKFKTNGSFIKRNDGWCGALIVFDELEN from the coding sequence ATGGATGAACCGATAGGAATTTTGTGCGTTGCAAATGATATAGCTATTCTTAATTCAATAATAAAAGTGTTTATAGACTCTGATTACGAAATAATTACAGCGCAATCTGGGAAAGAAGGACTTGATATTCTGAATAACAACGTTTCAATTCCAGCTCAAATTGTTATTGCTGATTATAAAATGCCCGAGATGAATGGTGTGGAATTTCTACAGAAAGTATCAGAAATATTTCCTGATACTATTAGAATAGCTCTGTCAGAACACACTGATACAAATGCTGTAGTTCAGGCAGTAAATAGCGGCAAAATTTATAAGGTTATAGCAAAGCCATGGAATGATGACACATTTAAAATTGAAATTTTAAATGCAGTTGAAAGATATTTTCTTTATAAAAAGAATACGCAGTTAACTGACAAACTCAAAAAAACAAACGAAGAGATCCAAAAATTAAATAAATACTTAGAAAAACTGGCAAAGGAAAGAAACTCCATGCTTATGGTTCAAAGGAAAGTTATTAACCACTCACAGGAAATTCTTAATTATTTACCAGTTGCAGTAGTAGGCGTAGATTCGGAGGGAAGTTTAGTTCTGTGTAATAAAAAAGGCATGAATTTAATAAATTTTGTTGGAGAAAATATTGTAGGAATGAATAGAGAGGATATTCTTCCTGAGAATATTAACCTGTTCATTGATAGACTTATAGAGAAGGGAAAGCTTGAAGAACATATTGAAATAGACGGCTTTAAATTTAAAACGAATGGTTCTTTTATTAAAAGAAATGACGGTTGGTGCGGTGCTCTAATAGTGTTTGATGAACTAGAAAACTAG
- a CDS encoding PD40 domain-containing protein yields MKKRVFAVCMFFFVMTMFTLFFNLQTAVAEDVKPQEVSQELPVKHIPNIPKAAESYFSPDSKSLICQAQFPEDAKKDPNAYHAYTANIDGTNIFCLNNKGEDACNYFCPDGKHIVWTSTKDHLDMPKGNWSDPKDYPQGAELYMSDLDGKNEKRLTNNNYYDAEVTVSPDGKWILFGRQINGMMDLWKMNFDGTGETQITHTPDWQEGGANYMSDSKTILTRAWKKEDEGKPSKEMQIFTIKDDGTGTLTQITKEGFNWAPFPHPDGKHFAFVKILPAKTHPGPNFEIYMMNMETGKQTRLTYTDAFDGFPSISPDGKMMMFSSSRNAPPGERTLSLFIMDISSFKD; encoded by the coding sequence ATGAAAAAAAGAGTTTTTGCTGTTTGTATGTTTTTTTTCGTTATGACTATGTTTACCCTATTTTTTAATTTACAAACTGCAGTAGCAGAAGATGTAAAACCTCAAGAAGTTAGCCAGGAACTCCCGGTAAAGCACATTCCTAACATCCCAAAAGCTGCCGAGTCATATTTTTCTCCTGACAGCAAGAGCCTTATCTGTCAAGCACAGTTTCCGGAAGACGCAAAAAAAGATCCCAATGCATATCATGCTTATACAGCAAATATTGACGGCACAAATATTTTCTGCCTCAATAATAAGGGGGAGGATGCCTGCAATTATTTCTGCCCTGATGGCAAACACATAGTTTGGACTTCAACAAAAGATCACCTTGACATGCCAAAAGGCAACTGGTCTGACCCGAAAGATTATCCGCAGGGAGCTGAGCTTTATATGTCTGACCTTGACGGCAAAAATGAAAAGCGACTTACCAACAACAACTACTACGATGCTGAAGTAACAGTTTCTCCTGACGGCAAATGGATTCTTTTTGGCCGCCAGATTAACGGCATGATGGACCTTTGGAAAATGAACTTTGACGGTACAGGCGAGACACAGATTACCCATACTCCTGACTGGCAGGAAGGTGGTGCTAACTATATGTCTGACTCAAAAACAATACTCACCCGTGCATGGAAAAAAGAGGATGAAGGCAAACCTTCCAAAGAAATGCAGATTTTTACAATTAAAGACGACGGCACTGGCACCTTGACACAGATTACCAAGGAAGGCTTTAACTGGGCTCCTTTTCCGCATCCTGACGGAAAGCACTTTGCTTTTGTTAAAATATTACCTGCTAAGACACATCCAGGTCCAAACTTTGAAATATATATGATGAATATGGAAACTGGAAAACAAACTCGTCTTACATACACTGATGCTTTTGATGGATTCCCTTCTATTTCTCCTGATGGAAAAATGATGATGTTTTCATCAAGCCGTAACGCTCCTCCAGGTGAACGCACACTGTCTTTGTTCATCATGGATATAAGTTCTTTTAAAGACTAA
- a CDS encoding Ppx/GppA family phosphatase, whose amino-acid sequence MDSIKASIDIGTNSVLLLVISSKEEGNNFEILAEDARITRIGEGVSDSSFLKYDAMKRTINVLQEYKKIATELGASVVKVVATSAVRDAKNSSEFIALAKQSVNIDVEIISGDREAELVYESAITSAKSFHINRMLVVDIGGGSTEFIVGKESKIEKVRSLQCGSVRMTEECLRDDPPTPFEMKLLRKIVQRKLSEIIPSEWEAECCIGVAGTVTTVAQIMLGIMHYKRSLIEGYKIEIQRLEELIDKLSMLKIEERKKITGLHPDRADVILAGAVILQEIMNHFNYSFVITSTMGLRYGLLMN is encoded by the coding sequence ATGGATTCTATAAAAGCATCTATAGATATTGGAACAAATTCTGTGCTCCTTCTTGTAATTAGCTCAAAAGAGGAAGGGAATAATTTTGAAATTCTTGCGGAAGATGCAAGAATTACAAGAATAGGGGAGGGAGTTAGTGACAGTTCGTTTTTAAAGTATGATGCAATGAAAAGAACAATCAATGTTCTGCAAGAATATAAAAAAATAGCTACTGAACTTGGGGCATCAGTTGTCAAAGTAGTTGCAACAAGTGCAGTAAGAGATGCAAAGAATTCAAGTGAATTTATTGCCTTGGCAAAACAAAGTGTCAACATAGATGTAGAGATAATATCTGGTGATAGAGAAGCAGAGTTGGTATATGAATCTGCAATAACATCAGCGAAGTCATTTCACATCAATCGGATGCTTGTTGTTGATATCGGAGGGGGTAGCACAGAATTTATAGTTGGAAAAGAAAGTAAAATTGAAAAAGTAAGAAGCTTGCAATGTGGTTCAGTTAGAATGACAGAAGAATGCTTGAGAGATGACCCGCCAACACCTTTCGAAATGAAATTACTGAGGAAAATTGTACAAAGAAAATTATCTGAAATAATCCCTTCTGAATGGGAAGCAGAGTGCTGTATAGGCGTTGCTGGAACAGTTACTACTGTCGCACAGATAATGCTTGGTATTATGCATTACAAAAGGAGTTTAATTGAGGGATACAAAATTGAAATACAAAGATTAGAAGAGCTTATTGATAAGCTCTCTATGTTAAAAATTGAAGAGCGTAAGAAAATAACTGGTCTTCATCCGGATCGGGCAGATGTGATTCTTGCAGGAGCTGTTATACTGCAGGAAATAATGAACCATTTTAATTATTCTTTTGTTATTACAAGCACAATGGGATTGAGGTACGGTCTCTTGATGAACTAA
- a CDS encoding HD domain-containing protein: MHIAGRLGKHLYPFLKKKCKDCPSANYIEELLRVTGLLHDVGHGPFGHFFDDNFLDYYGITHEDLGQRIINEKLAGLIKKIRRSPSGEFKSGEILKPEYVALLIKKEKIKKTEGYPQWLRMLLPIFNGIYTADNMDYVLRDSYMCGVKVGPVDIDRLIYYTFYSDKGLTLHKAGTSALTMFLNARFYLYSNVYYHRTTRAIDLHLREIFRKTTSLIFQDNPIDNLDKYLKLTDWSLSEEVTNWKTSNVKVKKELSKEWEMILLRKPKWKLAFDYTRSMEQLNVANPVISEKEWTQRIRERLPEELKDLNFAVDVQEQDPRPENPLSMGNEQIYIYNPNSDKISKEALKELFEFIPSKVFHYRVFTLKHQYDKIVGDIAMSALTGSTFDRLKTNI, translated from the coding sequence ATGCATATTGCAGGACGTTTGGGAAAGCATCTTTATCCATTCCTGAAAAAAAAATGCAAAGACTGTCCCTCAGCCAACTATATTGAAGAGCTTTTAAGAGTTACAGGGCTTCTTCATGATGTTGGACACGGGCCATTTGGCCATTTTTTTGATGATAACTTTCTTGACTACTACGGGATCACTCATGAGGATTTGGGGCAAAGGATAATAAATGAAAAACTTGCAGGGTTGATAAAGAAAATAAGAAGAAGTCCTTCTGGAGAATTTAAATCAGGTGAAATTCTTAAACCTGAATATGTAGCTCTTCTTATAAAAAAAGAAAAAATAAAAAAAACTGAAGGATATCCTCAATGGCTTAGAATGTTACTTCCAATTTTTAACGGGATTTATACTGCGGATAATATGGATTATGTTCTCAGGGATTCATATATGTGCGGAGTTAAGGTTGGACCAGTCGATATAGACAGACTAATATATTACACATTTTATTCTGACAAAGGATTAACTCTCCATAAGGCAGGTACTTCTGCTCTGACAATGTTTTTAAATGCCCGTTTTTACCTTTATTCTAATGTGTATTATCATAGAACTACAAGGGCCATTGATCTTCATTTAAGGGAAATATTCAGGAAGACAACATCTCTTATATTTCAGGACAATCCAATAGATAACCTAGACAAGTATCTTAAGCTTACAGACTGGTCACTTTCTGAAGAAGTTACTAACTGGAAGACTTCAAATGTGAAAGTTAAAAAAGAACTTTCAAAAGAGTGGGAGATGATACTTTTGAGAAAACCAAAGTGGAAACTCGCATTTGATTATACGAGGAGCATGGAACAATTAAATGTGGCAAATCCAGTAATAAGCGAAAAAGAATGGACTCAAAGAATCAGGGAACGGCTTCCAGAAGAATTGAAAGATTTAAATTTTGCAGTGGATGTTCAGGAACAAGATCCTCGACCTGAAAATCCTCTATCAATGGGAAATGAACAAATCTATATTTATAATCCGAACTCTGACAAAATATCTAAAGAAGCCCTGAAAGAATTATTTGAATTTATACCATCGAAAGTTTTTCATTATAGGGTTTTTACACTTAAGCACCAATATGACAAGATTGTAGGAGACATTGCTATGAGTGCTCTCACCGGCAGCACATTTGATAGGTTAAAAACAAATATTTGA
- a CDS encoding ATP-dependent helicase, with translation MEKYILVKHTNEEIHLNKPIDYKEDLNSTQYEAVMHRNGPMLVIAGAGSGKTRTLIYRVARLINDNIFPESILLLTFTKKAAQEMLRRSSILIDNRCEKVSGGTFHSFANSLLRKYVHLIGMNNNFTILDRGDNEDVIGIIRNKLGLSDKEKRFPKKNTIQNIISLSVNQCISINEAIKKDCPHFEEWTDEIVKLKDNYISYKKENNLVDYDDLLILTNHILEQKEDVRHKLSQFYQYIMVDEYQDTNRIQAQMVRLLAYTHDNVVAVGDDSQSIYSFRGATFRNIMDFPKEFPGTKLITLEENYRSTQSVLDLTNKIISSAKEKYPKKLFSSKNTGNAPALIKAPDEFYQSRFVVQKIMELNEEGVDLRDIAVLFRFGHLSYDLEIELNRRNIPYVKYGGFKFIETSHIKDILSFIRVMINRNDIISWSRMLQLIDGLGEKTAMLLAEVMKNTSIITDKDKILSYANKRNKEGIKKLLDLLFKLNDKTLSVAEQIRFIIEYYLPILKEKYDDYPKRVKDIDHFIAISERFKNMETLASDMVLEPPSERKSISDVTAEDKYDDLLVLSTIHSAKGLEWHTVFIIWTLEGIFPSSYSLWREDELEEERRLMYVAATRAKENLFISYPVNIYERGSGILLTKPSQFLTGIPGSLLEHWALVDDD, from the coding sequence ATGGAAAAATATATATTAGTTAAACATACAAATGAAGAAATTCACTTAAATAAACCAATAGATTATAAAGAGGATCTCAATAGTACCCAATATGAGGCAGTTATGCACCGCAACGGCCCTATGCTTGTCATTGCAGGTGCTGGAAGTGGTAAAACAAGAACTCTCATATACAGAGTCGCAAGACTAATTAATGACAATATATTCCCTGAATCAATCTTACTTCTTACCTTTACAAAAAAAGCTGCTCAGGAGATGCTTAGGCGTTCGTCCATACTTATTGATAACAGATGCGAAAAAGTCTCAGGGGGAACTTTTCATTCATTTGCAAATAGCTTACTTAGAAAATATGTCCATTTAATTGGGATGAATAATAATTTTACAATTCTGGACAGAGGAGATAATGAAGATGTTATAGGTATTATAAGAAACAAATTAGGTCTGTCAGATAAGGAAAAAAGATTTCCCAAAAAAAATACCATCCAAAATATTATAAGCCTCAGTGTAAACCAATGCATATCAATAAATGAAGCTATAAAAAAAGACTGTCCGCATTTTGAGGAATGGACAGATGAAATTGTAAAACTTAAAGATAACTATATATCATACAAAAAAGAAAATAACCTTGTAGATTATGATGATCTGCTTATCTTGACTAATCATATCCTCGAACAGAAAGAAGATGTTAGGCATAAATTGTCTCAATTTTACCAGTATATAATGGTTGATGAATATCAGGATACTAACCGGATTCAGGCACAAATGGTCAGATTATTAGCTTATACTCATGATAACGTTGTTGCTGTAGGGGATGATTCTCAAAGCATTTATTCTTTTAGGGGAGCAACATTTAGGAATATTATGGATTTCCCAAAAGAATTTCCGGGCACTAAACTGATTACTCTCGAGGAAAATTACAGAAGCACGCAGAGTGTCCTTGATTTAACAAACAAAATTATCAGTTCAGCTAAAGAAAAATACCCTAAAAAATTATTTTCATCTAAAAATACAGGAAATGCACCAGCACTTATAAAAGCTCCTGACGAATTTTATCAGTCAAGATTTGTAGTCCAAAAAATCATGGAACTTAATGAGGAAGGTGTAGATTTAAGAGATATTGCAGTACTTTTCAGGTTTGGACATTTATCATATGATCTTGAAATAGAATTAAACCGCAGGAATATTCCTTATGTAAAATATGGTGGTTTTAAATTTATAGAAACATCTCATATCAAAGATATTCTTTCTTTCATACGTGTTATGATCAATCGAAATGACATAATTAGCTGGAGTAGGATGCTTCAGCTCATAGATGGTCTTGGAGAAAAAACAGCTATGCTGCTTGCTGAAGTAATGAAGAATACATCAATTATTACTGATAAAGATAAGATACTTTCATATGCAAATAAACGAAACAAAGAAGGAATCAAAAAGCTGCTCGATCTTTTATTCAAACTTAATGATAAAACGTTATCAGTAGCAGAACAGATTAGATTTATAATTGAATACTATTTGCCAATATTAAAAGAAAAATATGATGACTATCCTAAAAGAGTTAAAGACATTGATCACTTCATTGCTATTTCTGAAAGGTTCAAGAATATGGAAACGTTAGCAAGCGATATGGTGTTAGAACCACCATCTGAACGGAAAAGTATTTCTGACGTAACAGCGGAAGATAAATATGATGATTTGCTTGTACTCTCAACAATCCACTCAGCAAAAGGCCTTGAATGGCACACTGTTTTCATAATATGGACATTGGAAGGGATATTCCCATCCAGCTATTCACTTTGGCGCGAAGATGAGCTTGAAGAAGAAAGAAGACTGATGTATGTTGCAGCCACTAGAGCAAAAGAGAATCTTTTCATTTCTTATCCGGTTAATATTTATGAGCGTGGAAGTGGTATTCTGCTTACTAAACCATCACAATTTCTAACAGGTATACCTGGAAGCTTGCTTGAGCATTGGGCACTGGTAGATGATGATTGA